From Herbaspirillum sp. WKF16:
TGCAACTGGTGGAACAGCATCACCGGCAGCAGCACCATGCCGATGGCGCCGCTGGAAAACAGCACCTTGGCCATCGGCACGCCGGAGGCCAGGCTTTTCTTGGAGCCGCAAAAGACGATGGTGATCTCGTCCTCCTTGTTGAATCCCAGGCGACGGCTGCCCCAGGTGGTGATGCCCATGATGATGGCCAGCAGCACCGCACTGATCACCAGCAGCGCCACCAGCATGCTGATGGGCACCTGGCGCCACAGCCCTTCCACCACGGCCTCGCTGAAGGCGACGTAGACCACCAGCAGGATGGAGCTCTGGTCGACGAACTTGAGCCAGGACTTGTTGCGCTCGATCCAGGCGCCGATCCAGCGCCGGGCGATCTGGCCGGCCACGAACGGCAGCAGCAGCTGGTAGACGATCTTGAGGATGGAATCCAGCGAGGAATGCCCTTCGCCGCCATTGGCCACCACCAGCACGCCAACCAGCAAGGGCGTCAGGAAGATGCCCAGCAGGTTCGAGGCCGATGCGGCGC
This genomic window contains:
- a CDS encoding bile acid:sodium symporter family protein — protein: MARPRFLPDNLTLMLIAVVATASILPCTGQVAAVFDGLTTFMIGLLFFMHGAKLSREAVVAGFTHWKLHVTVLLCTFAIFPLIGLALKPVLLQVITPELYLGLLFLCVLPSTVQSSIAFTSVARGNVPAAICAASASNLLGIFLTPLLVGVLVVANGGEGHSSLDSILKIVYQLLLPFVAGQIARRWIGAWIERNKSWLKFVDQSSILLVVYVAFSEAVVEGLWRQVPISMLVALLVISAVLLAIIMGITTWGSRRLGFNKEDEITIVFCGSKKSLASGVPMAKVLFSSGAIGMVLLPVMLFHQLQLMVCAILAQRYGARRDEAQAAAADGGGD